In Deltaproteobacteria bacterium, a single genomic region encodes these proteins:
- a CDS encoding PIN domain-containing protein, protein MTSETFIDTSGFYALLVQGDAAHKKAKSVLANAHKKQGRFITTDYVLDETATLLRARRQSILTTHLFRIIDESQACRIEWILSEREQIKG, encoded by the coding sequence ATGACCTCTGAAACTTTTATAGATACAAGCGGTTTTTATGCTCTATTAGTGCAAGGCGACGCGGCACATAAAAAAGCAAAAAGTGTATTGGCAAATGCTCATAAAAAACAAGGCCGGTTTATTACCACTGATTATGTACTTGATGAAACTGCAACATTATTACGTGCTAGGCGTCAAAGTATATTAACTACACATTTATTTCGCATTATTGATGAATCGCAAGCATGTCGCATTGAGTGGATTTTAAGTGAACGCGAGCAAATTAAAGGTTAG
- a CDS encoding VCBS repeat-containing protein: MQKPQQFFTSSNTYFFSDKHHNLFSVPITRITKIFLLLGLLFLTLAFPNFATGQTVVAEDRLNLPDGPGSLEGIGENVEHNANMGVMTWEVPLQLPQGFKAMTPELHLRYSSGDSSSIVGMGWSLDIPVISRATVRGVPLYNRDDLFFANESIELVNINNSEPPIYRARFEKDFVRYTWIDAGIGNAGYWRAEYPDGRIATFGATYDGQIIATARSVGDEGVYRYHLVDMVDVFGHRIRYNYIPDGSVSLIDSIGYVFTDGSNPRYQINFLYEDRRDLLSDCRPGFNEVLSKRLKSIDIYSNSQGTPPGDKIRSYSLIYEDYASSGGFTRLSRVEHYGLQNGRYPIEFNFTYSRALGGQCHTKDCEAPYLVNMGSLGLDMSLGHAAIIDLNGDALPDVLNTTLDGEHFIYLNQLSSDGSQSFATAYESTLAGVGASMLGTQQVQLLDANGDGFSDLIDSYNAKVLSGNGSGDWVSMYDIDTSGFPTLQGNDNVRFFDWDNDKRIDIIETTQSGTNYYINLGDGSYTTADGIYTTQNIGATFVDDKLHLEDMNGDGMLDVVKVGDGFVSYRLNFGYGRFSDWRNMTGIPSNLKDLKKFISFVDINGDGLNDILIIQADTVKYALNFNGDAFAPLVTMTSAGGVALPDRNEKTVLFADMNGNGSEDIVWIDHDGTTIYLELFPVKPNLISRISNNIGMITEVTYSSSVLSLARDGGAGAWAYKLPHPMIVVDKIDTWDTLTNVHDVTTYTYHDGYYDGIEKKFRGYHKVEAYEEGDASIESGVVKSVFDVGANNAYRNGLLLKREVFSNDKAIQIQELTYDDCSVAEVPTSGLRVPVRWICEKELTTTIQEGTEATQWVTTQVVYDYDGYGNRNVEQKLGVTAIGGSGCPACTRDADIFGSPCGPQCEGDELITVTSFVPPNATSGRWLLNAPYRVRTFGVTGSDYYTEELTYYDDPPFIGQELATLTTGNITRKTVRVLGGANNKLINKERYRCDEHGNIIESLDPLGIEDGDEHRRKYAYDADGLHLTRVDIFLIDQQSQAYTLAREVKYEPIFGKPVEATRWMRIIEDTPQNNRDSTFYNYDEFARLTAIAKPGDTLLEPTDSIVYDLKAPISRITINRRTRAGPQEPELSISRCIDGRGRQVQELLRLSDNSYQVNGFTIHNVRSKPQRVYQPYLASDSACDSQEPSDVNYTDYVYDATYREREIIYPDADLYETSSRTRHEYLPLAVATYDANDNDSTSAHYHTPITQHKNGLDRLVAIERQLTPEDLPAFYSLTYDSIGHLHDVIDPVGNTHTQVSDLIGRIVKIIDPNSGITNLFYDDAGNEILHTDARGINVQSEYDGANRPIASFDTAAPEHSRISWQYDYVADCATNSCTNAEGLIAQVTYPLNDKVGIDHTGYDIRGQIIARERQIDGAKFTTQYNFDNAGRLIETKHPDGQRYIRSYDGASRLISVADYVSQIVYNKQGLVQSIAYNNGVNTNKTYDSLLRLNHLETSGTSAQLQGFAYQHDRVGNIVSIDDLLHSDANENATSLNASASYTYDAWYRLVASEIAASNNDDGVETLNYTYNNIDNLLSRISSLGTASPEHIGNYKYSSSHPNAAVSAGARSYTYDAAGYLTKRGDISLAWDFLGRLTKANNDDVTVAKFTYGADVDRIKKQEGTNVTYYINDDFEIRDGISVSTVRLGRERLVRQESDALATQLLSDVAPAEASSNNTQASQPDGQINAGDAWLAAAHESGVLQLDYSPSAAKQLLAASARRLLLEVESGTAYLSHDHLGSVTLVTDTQGKSLGRRGYTPFGVELANSDLAIDTYGFTGQERDSSTGLDYYKYRYLDTELGRWVSPDPAFTQLKPESTEKLGEATTAYAYVGNNPINHFDPNGLENTDVQLRKSIKEKTHRPYPRRLTADELQVAADFLHQRFGNKRARELSTTTITQGNKNGETIFTISTSTGLVPGKIKRSARRLLGPNVEFVSGKAGKQPDNQHHSEQRGIAATDDQINRMQASSSNASHGGAACPSCANAQNKAWVRNVTGTQKGGGRIRLK; this comes from the coding sequence ATGCAAAAACCACAACAGTTTTTTACTAGCAGCAATACTTATTTTTTTTCGGACAAACATCATAATCTTTTCAGTGTACCAATAACTCGTATTACAAAAATTTTTTTATTGCTTGGCTTATTGTTCTTAACACTTGCATTTCCCAATTTTGCTACCGGCCAAACAGTTGTTGCAGAAGATCGTTTAAACCTTCCTGACGGCCCCGGTTCTTTAGAAGGTATCGGTGAAAACGTCGAGCATAATGCCAACATGGGGGTAATGACCTGGGAAGTACCACTGCAGCTACCCCAAGGCTTTAAAGCTATGACCCCAGAGCTGCATTTGCGTTACTCATCAGGTGATAGCAGCTCTATTGTTGGTATGGGTTGGTCTTTAGATATACCGGTCATCTCACGTGCAACGGTGCGCGGTGTTCCTTTATATAATCGTGACGATTTATTCTTCGCTAACGAAAGTATTGAACTCGTTAATATTAATAATAGCGAGCCGCCGATTTATCGGGCGCGGTTTGAAAAAGATTTTGTTCGTTATACTTGGATAGATGCTGGCATTGGCAATGCTGGCTATTGGCGCGCCGAATATCCTGACGGTCGTATTGCCACCTTTGGCGCTACCTATGATGGTCAAATTATTGCTACTGCCAGAAGCGTTGGTGATGAAGGAGTTTATCGCTACCATTTGGTTGACATGGTCGATGTATTCGGCCACCGTATTCGCTATAATTATATACCTGACGGTAGTGTTTCACTGATTGATTCTATTGGGTATGTTTTTACAGATGGTAGCAACCCACGCTACCAGATCAATTTCCTTTACGAAGACCGACGTGACCTTTTATCTGACTGTCGCCCTGGTTTTAACGAAGTATTAAGCAAACGCCTCAAGTCTATCGATATCTATTCAAATAGCCAAGGTACACCTCCAGGCGATAAAATACGCAGTTACTCTCTTATTTATGAAGACTACGCTTCTTCTGGTGGTTTCACACGTTTGAGCCGGGTTGAACATTATGGTCTGCAAAATGGTCGCTATCCGATTGAATTTAATTTTACTTACTCACGCGCTCTTGGTGGTCAATGTCATACCAAAGACTGTGAAGCGCCGTATTTAGTTAATATGGGTAGTTTGGGCCTAGATATGTCTTTAGGCCACGCGGCTATTATTGATCTTAATGGTGATGCACTACCTGACGTTTTAAATACTACACTTGATGGTGAACATTTTATATACCTCAATCAATTATCTTCTGATGGTAGCCAATCTTTTGCAACCGCATACGAAAGTACTCTTGCAGGAGTAGGCGCCAGCATGCTTGGCACCCAACAAGTACAACTACTTGATGCTAATGGCGATGGGTTTTCAGATCTTATCGATAGCTATAATGCCAAAGTACTTAGTGGCAATGGCAGCGGTGACTGGGTAAGTATGTATGATATTGATACAAGCGGTTTTCCGACTTTACAAGGCAATGATAATGTTCGCTTCTTTGATTGGGACAACGATAAACGCATAGATATTATCGAAACAACACAATCTGGCACCAACTATTACATCAATCTAGGTGATGGCAGCTATACAACTGCAGATGGTATTTATACTACCCAAAACATCGGCGCCACTTTTGTAGATGACAAATTGCACCTTGAAGACATGAATGGCGATGGGATGCTCGATGTCGTTAAGGTCGGCGATGGTTTTGTTAGTTATCGTCTTAATTTTGGATATGGTCGCTTTAGCGACTGGCGCAATATGACTGGTATACCTAGTAACTTAAAAGATTTAAAAAAATTTATTTCTTTTGTTGATATCAACGGCGATGGCTTAAACGATATATTAATAATACAAGCCGACACTGTTAAATACGCGCTAAATTTCAATGGTGATGCTTTTGCACCCCTAGTTACTATGACTAGTGCTGGTGGGGTAGCCTTGCCTGATCGCAACGAAAAAACTGTGCTCTTTGCTGATATGAACGGCAATGGTTCAGAAGATATTGTGTGGATTGATCATGATGGCACCACTATTTATTTAGAACTGTTTCCCGTTAAACCAAATTTAATCAGCCGTATATCAAATAACATTGGCATGATAACCGAGGTTACCTACAGCAGCTCGGTTTTAAGTTTGGCTAGAGATGGTGGTGCTGGCGCTTGGGCTTATAAATTGCCGCATCCGATGATAGTGGTAGATAAAATTGACACCTGGGACACGCTAACTAATGTACATGATGTTACAACCTATACTTATCACGATGGCTATTATGATGGCATAGAGAAAAAGTTTCGTGGCTATCATAAAGTTGAAGCTTATGAAGAAGGTGATGCTAGCATTGAATCAGGTGTTGTTAAGAGTGTATTTGATGTTGGTGCAAATAATGCTTATCGCAATGGTTTACTACTTAAACGCGAAGTCTTTAGTAATGATAAAGCGATACAAATACAAGAGCTCACCTATGATGATTGCAGCGTGGCTGAAGTACCTACTTCTGGTTTGCGTGTGCCCGTACGATGGATATGTGAAAAAGAATTAACTACCACAATTCAAGAAGGCACTGAAGCCACGCAATGGGTCACTACGCAAGTAGTTTATGACTATGATGGCTATGGCAATCGTAATGTTGAACAAAAATTGGGCGTTACGGCTATTGGCGGCAGTGGCTGCCCTGCTTGCACACGCGATGCAGATATTTTTGGTTCACCGTGCGGACCACAATGTGAAGGCGATGAACTTATAACCGTGACCTCTTTTGTGCCACCGAATGCCACCTCGGGTCGCTGGCTATTAAATGCGCCATATCGTGTACGTACTTTTGGTGTTACAGGCAGCGATTATTACACTGAAGAGCTCACATATTACGATGATCCGCCTTTTATCGGTCAAGAGTTAGCGACATTAACTACCGGCAATATTACCCGCAAAACCGTGCGGGTGCTTGGTGGTGCTAACAATAAATTAATCAATAAAGAGCGCTATCGCTGCGATGAACATGGTAATATCATTGAAAGCCTTGACCCCTTAGGTATTGAAGATGGTGATGAGCATCGCCGTAAATATGCATACGATGCTGATGGTTTGCATTTAACCCGCGTTGATATTTTTCTTATAGATCAACAATCACAAGCCTATACGCTTGCACGCGAAGTTAAATATGAGCCAATTTTTGGCAAACCCGTGGAAGCAACTCGTTGGATGCGGATTATTGAAGACACACCGCAAAATAACCGCGATAGCACCTTTTATAACTATGACGAATTTGCTCGTCTTACTGCTATTGCTAAGCCTGGTGACACTTTACTCGAACCAACTGACAGTATTGTTTACGATTTAAAAGCCCCGATAAGTCGCATAACCATTAATCGACGCACCCGCGCTGGGCCGCAAGAGCCTGAACTTTCTATTAGCCGCTGTATTGATGGACGTGGCCGTCAAGTTCAAGAGCTCTTGCGCCTTAGCGACAATAGTTATCAAGTAAATGGTTTTACTATTCACAATGTGCGCAGCAAGCCACAAAGAGTATATCAACCATATCTTGCAAGTGATAGCGCTTGCGACAGTCAAGAACCAAGCGATGTTAATTATACTGACTATGTCTATGATGCTACCTATCGCGAGCGTGAAATAATCTACCCTGATGCTGACCTATATGAAACTTCATCACGCACGCGCCATGAGTATTTGCCGCTAGCAGTTGCAACTTACGACGCTAACGATAATGATAGCACCAGCGCACATTATCATACCCCAATTACACAACATAAAAATGGTCTCGATCGCTTAGTTGCCATTGAACGGCAACTTACCCCCGAAGACCTACCAGCGTTCTATAGCCTAACCTATGATAGCATTGGGCATTTGCATGATGTAATCGATCCTGTCGGCAATACCCATACGCAGGTAAGTGACTTAATTGGTCGTATTGTAAAAATAATTGACCCTAATAGCGGTATAACTAATTTATTTTACGATGATGCGGGCAACGAAATTTTGCATACCGATGCGCGAGGCATCAACGTGCAAAGTGAATATGACGGCGCTAATCGACCAATAGCAAGCTTTGATACTGCCGCCCCCGAGCATAGTCGCATAAGCTGGCAATATGATTATGTTGCTGATTGTGCAACTAATTCATGCACTAATGCCGAAGGTCTTATTGCCCAAGTTACTTATCCCTTAAATGATAAAGTGGGCATTGACCACACGGGTTATGATATTCGTGGGCAAATAATTGCGCGCGAACGCCAGATAGATGGTGCTAAGTTTACTACACAATATAACTTCGACAATGCTGGCAGATTAATTGAAACCAAACATCCAGACGGTCAACGCTACATACGCAGCTATGATGGCGCTTCACGCTTAATTAGCGTGGCTGATTATGTATCGCAAATTGTTTATAATAAACAAGGGCTAGTTCAAAGTATTGCATATAATAACGGTGTTAATACTAATAAAACTTATGACAGTTTACTGCGCTTAAATCACCTTGAGACATCTGGCACTAGCGCCCAACTGCAAGGTTTTGCTTATCAACACGACCGCGTTGGCAATATTGTTAGTATTGATGACTTATTGCATAGCGATGCAAATGAAAACGCTACAAGCTTAAATGCAAGCGCTAGCTATACTTATGATGCGTGGTATCGTCTCGTTGCAAGCGAAATTGCGGCAAGCAATAATGATGATGGCGTGGAGACGCTTAACTACACTTACAATAATATTGATAACCTATTAAGCCGTATTTCTAGTCTAGGTACCGCTAGCCCCGAACATATAGGCAATTATAAATATTCAAGTTCACACCCCAATGCCGCAGTTAGCGCTGGCGCACGTTCGTATACTTACGACGCCGCCGGCTATTTAACTAAACGCGGTGATATTTCTCTTGCCTGGGACTTTTTAGGTCGCCTTACTAAAGCAAATAATGATGATGTTACCGTAGCCAAATTTACTTATGGCGCTGATGTTGATCGCATAAAGAAGCAAGAAGGCACTAACGTTACCTACTATATCAATGATGATTTTGAAATACGCGATGGCATTAGCGTTAGTACGGTGCGCTTAGGTCGCGAACGTTTGGTACGTCAAGAAAGTGATGCACTTGCTACACAGTTGCTTAGCGATGTAGCTCCGGCTGAGGCTAGCAGCAATAATACTCAAGCCAGCCAACCTGACGGACAAATTAATGCAGGCGATGCTTGGCTAGCTGCTGCGCATGAGTCAGGAGTGTTGCAACTTGATTATTCGCCATCTGCAGCCAAGCAACTACTAGCTGCAAGTGCACGGCGTTTATTGCTTGAAGTTGAAAGTGGCACTGCCTATCTCTCACATGACCATCTCGGTAGCGTAACGCTAGTAACTGATACACAAGGAAAAAGCCTCGGTCGGCGCGGCTATACGCCTTTTGGGGTTGAGCTTGCTAACTCTGATTTAGCAATTGATACATATGGATTTACTGGCCAAGAACGTGATAGCAGCACCGGTCTTGATTATTATAAATATCGCTATCTCGACACTGAACTTGGTCGTTGGGTTAGCCCTGACCCCGCTTTTACGCAACTAAAACCAGAATCTACTGAAAAGCTTGGCGAAGCTACGACCGCGTATGCCTATGTTGGCAATAATCCGATTAATCATTTTGATCCGAATGGGCTTGAAAACACAGACGTGCAATTGCGAAAGTCTATTAAAGAAAAAACCCATCGCCCATATCCACGTCGCCTTACAGCTGATGAATTGCAAGTTGCAGCTGATTTTTTGCATCAACGTTTTGGTAATAAAAGAGCCCGCGAACTTAGTACAACAACTATAACGCAAGGCAATAAAAATGGAGAAACGATATTCACTATATCGACAAGCACCGGACTTGTGCCAGGCAAAATTAAGCGATCAGCGCGACGTCTATTAGGACCTAATGTGGAGTTTGTTTCAGGCAAGGCAGGGAAACAACCTGACAATCAACATCACAGTGAACAAAGGGGTATCGCAGCTACCGACGATCAAATTAATCGTATGCAAGCATCAAGCAGTAATGCTAGTCATGGTGGGGCTGCATGTCCTTCTTGTGCTAATGCGCAAAATAAAGCATGGGTGCGCAATGTAACAGGTACTCAAAAAGGTGGTGGTCGG